ctctccctagcaaacgtgttttaaaaaccttgaggggaagcccaaaagggaaagtccaaagaggacaatatctactagcggtgggcttgaactgttacaattGTATTAGAGGCAaacatcggacgatgtgccagcgagaaggctgagcccGGAAGGAGgtgacacgaggcagtgtgccccaaaagggggtggattgaggggtcccacattgattggagaagggaacgagtgtcagcgaggacactggacctcaaaggggggtggattgtgaggtctcacatcggttggggaggagaatgaagcatcctttataaaggtgtggaaacctcttcctagcatacgagttttaaaaaccttgaggggaagcccaaaagggaaacccaaagaggacaatatctgttagcggtgggcttggactctTACAATTGCATATTCTCATCTCctttatatttgaataaagagCAAAAGGATCTTTCATAGATCATTGCTGCTTGTGTTTTCCTATTAATCCGTCTCCTATCGTTTAAAGCAATAGAATAATTTTGTAGAGCGTTTGGTTACCGTGCAGGCGCATGCCCCTCCTCCTGGTTACTTCATACGTTTGAACAATACTGGATCAAAAGACGATTTATATCTAAGTAAAAGGGATAGAATGCGCAGGTGGCTTTGTTGTGCTTGTCAAGTTGAAGAACCCTACCCATCAGCGGAAAGTGAGCACCTAAAAAGCCCAGGAAGTTATGGAGATGGTGGTAATAGTCTAATCTATTTACTCTGAAGCCTGTTAGATATCAATTTCCTCCATATGTTAAGCATAGTTATCATTAGTTTGTTCTTGTTCGAGACGACTCTTGATTTAATAGCTATAGCCTCGTTTATGATTCGTCTACTATGTGATTTAAATACGTCTTATGCATTTTATGCCTTTTAGGTCACCAAAAGGTCTCAAAAGAGCCAGCTTCTCACAAATCTGAAGCACCAAAAGCTCCACCTCCCATAGATGTTCCAGCGTTGTCTCTGgaagaattgaaagaaaagactGACAACTTCGGGTCCAAGGCATTGATTGGTGAAGGGTCTTACGGTCGAGTTTATTATGCTAGATTAAGCGATGGGAAAACTGTGGCAGTAAAGAAGCTGGATGTTTCCTCCGAGCCTGACTCGAGTGTCGACTTTTTGACTCAGGTTTGTTTACAATATCGATATAAATAGATTTAGCACGGTACAACTCTATCTTATCTTGTATACATTATTCAGGTTTCTACAGTCTCAAGGTtgaaacatgaaaattttgttgagtTGCACGGATACTGCGTTGAAGGAAATCTCCGTGTTCTTGCATATGAGTTTGCAACTATGGGTTCTCTACATGACGTATTGCACGGTATGCCACAACATTAAGTTCAATCATTTGGTTGAGTTTTCATGTAGGCCAGACAATTTCACGAGTTGTTGTGTGCTCTACACAGGTAGAAAGGGAGTGCAAGGGGCACAGCCTGGTCCAGTGCTCGATTGGATGCAACGTGTGAGAATCGCTGTCGATGCAGCTAGAGGATTGGAGTACTTGCATGAGAAGGTTCAACCTTCTATCATACATAGAGATGTTAGATCCAGCAATGTGCTTCTTTTTGAAGAGTACAAAACAAAGATTG
This portion of the Cucurbita pepo subsp. pepo cultivar mu-cu-16 chromosome LG08, ASM280686v2, whole genome shotgun sequence genome encodes:
- the LOC111801193 gene encoding PTI1-like tyrosine-protein kinase 3 isoform X2 produces the protein MRRWLCCACQVEEPYPSAESEHLKSPGSYGDGGHQKVSKEPASHKSEAPKAPPPIDVPALSLEELKEKTDNFGSKALIGEGSYGRVYYARLSDGKTVAVKKLDVSSEPDSSVDFLTQVSTVSRLKHENFVELHGYCVEGNLRVLAYEFATMGSLHDVLHGRKGVQGAQPGPVLDWMQRVRIAVDAARGLEYLHEKVQPSIIHRDVRSSNVLLFEEYKTKIADFNLSNQAPDMAARLHSTRVLGTFGYHAPEYAMTGQLTQKSDVYSFGVVLLELLTGRKPVDHTMPRGQQSLVTWATPRLSEDKVKQCVDPRLKGEYPPKGVAKLAAVAALCVQYEAEFRPNMSIVVKALQPLLKPPTPMPASSPEP
- the LOC111801193 gene encoding PTI1-like tyrosine-protein kinase 3 isoform X1, which translates into the protein MDGRDHHRFGLVAHAPPPGYFIRLNNTGSKDDLYLSKRDRMRRWLCCACQVEEPYPSAESEHLKSPGSYGDGGHQKVSKEPASHKSEAPKAPPPIDVPALSLEELKEKTDNFGSKALIGEGSYGRVYYARLSDGKTVAVKKLDVSSEPDSSVDFLTQVSTVSRLKHENFVELHGYCVEGNLRVLAYEFATMGSLHDVLHGRKGVQGAQPGPVLDWMQRVRIAVDAARGLEYLHEKVQPSIIHRDVRSSNVLLFEEYKTKIADFNLSNQAPDMAARLHSTRVLGTFGYHAPEYAMTGQLTQKSDVYSFGVVLLELLTGRKPVDHTMPRGQQSLVTWATPRLSEDKVKQCVDPRLKGEYPPKGVAKLAAVAALCVQYEAEFRPNMSIVVKALQPLLKPPTPMPASSPEP